One Algibacter sp. L3A6 genomic region harbors:
- a CDS encoding tetratricopeptide repeat-containing sensor histidine kinase, producing MFNIKEQDSSLIADTDYLIAQTFRKSTTYADSAYFYYQKAEKIYRNLGDNLKLARTIYGVAVILKNEKDFIGSEVASFEAIALLEPLYETRSVVETKSYIYNNLGIVFKELDEFDESIEYNKKSLELKYRLNVKSSIDASKNNLANTYKKNKQYNLALNYYSEILSNKDLVKERPRIFSLVLDNYAHTRFLSGNLRELPGLYHKALKVSNSVGEDDYYSIIINQHLAEYYFDNKRNVDSARYYAYRAKNISEKYYTDDLLKSLLLLSKIEEDHKAVEHFNAYIKLSDSLQKNERAIRNKFARIRFETGQKEKENIQLTKERMWLFIISVVVVISSFLLYLVITQRNNNIELKFVQKQQETNEEIYNLMLSQNESIEEARDLEKKRISQELHDGVLGRLFGTRLSLDSLNRNNSEEAIKSRDLYITELKTIEEEIRKVSHELNTDFVSGSGFIDIIKTLVETQTLAYGLGYDLKHDESISWDDVNNKKKIHIYRIIQETLHNIYKHANAEHVNISLELKNDVICLSIIDNGSGYDVEKARSGIGLKNMNSRINEINGILKITSIKNQGTTVMIEVPMI from the coding sequence ATGTTTAACATTAAAGAACAGGATTCTTCTTTAATTGCGGATACCGATTATTTAATAGCTCAGACATTTAGAAAGAGTACTACCTATGCCGATAGTGCATACTTTTACTACCAAAAAGCTGAAAAGATATATCGGAACTTAGGTGATAATTTAAAATTAGCGCGTACTATTTATGGTGTTGCTGTTATATTAAAAAATGAAAAAGACTTTATAGGTAGTGAGGTTGCTAGTTTTGAAGCTATAGCTTTGTTAGAACCTCTTTATGAAACTAGATCGGTTGTAGAAACCAAGTCTTATATTTATAATAATTTAGGTATTGTTTTTAAAGAACTGGATGAATTTGATGAATCAATAGAATATAATAAAAAATCACTTGAATTAAAATATAGGTTAAATGTTAAAAGCAGTATTGATGCTTCTAAAAACAACTTAGCCAATACTTATAAAAAGAATAAGCAGTATAATCTAGCTTTAAATTATTACAGTGAAATTTTATCCAATAAGGATCTTGTTAAAGAACGTCCACGGATATTTTCATTAGTGCTTGATAATTATGCGCATACACGATTTCTTTCTGGTAACTTAAGAGAACTTCCAGGACTATATCACAAAGCCCTAAAAGTTAGTAATAGTGTCGGTGAAGACGATTACTATTCCATAATTATAAACCAACATTTAGCAGAGTATTACTTTGATAATAAAAGAAATGTTGATTCTGCTAGATATTATGCTTACCGAGCAAAAAATATTTCAGAAAAATACTATACCGACGATTTATTAAAATCTTTACTATTGCTATCTAAAATAGAAGAAGATCACAAAGCTGTAGAGCACTTTAACGCTTATATTAAATTAAGCGATAGTCTACAAAAAAATGAACGTGCCATTCGTAATAAATTCGCACGTATTCGTTTTGAAACAGGCCAGAAAGAAAAAGAAAACATACAACTAACTAAAGAGCGTATGTGGCTCTTTATTATATCGGTAGTTGTTGTAATATCTTCATTTTTATTATATCTCGTAATAACACAGAGAAATAATAATATCGAACTAAAATTTGTTCAAAAACAACAAGAAACAAACGAAGAAATTTATAATCTCATGCTTTCTCAAAATGAAAGTATAGAAGAAGCCCGAGATTTAGAAAAAAAACGTATTTCTCAAGAACTCCACGATGGTGTTTTGGGACGCTTATTTGGTACTCGTTTAAGTTTAGATAGTTTGAATAGAAATAATAGCGAAGAAGCCATTAAATCGAGAGATTTATATATAACCGAGTTAAAAACCATTGAAGAAGAAATTAGAAAAGTATCTCACGAGTTAAATACAGATTTTGTTTCCGGTTCAGGATTTATAGATATTATTAAAACACTTGTGGAAACCCAAACATTGGCTTACGGTTTAGGTTATGATTTAAAGCACGATGAGTCCATAAGTTGGGACGATGTGAACAATAAAAAGAAAATACACATATACAGAATTATACAAGAAACATTGCATAATATTTACAAACATGCCAATGCAGAACATGTAAATATTAGTTTAGAATTAAAAAATGATGTAATTTGCTTGTCGATTATAGACAACGGTTCAGGTTACGATGTAGAGAAAGCAAGATCGGGAATTGGTTTAAAAAACATGAACTCAAGGATTAACGAAATTAACGGTATATTAAAAATAACTTCAATTAAAAACCAGGGAACAACTGTAATGATTGAGGTGCCAATGATCTAA
- the ruvC gene encoding crossover junction endodeoxyribonuclease RuvC, with protein sequence MKQERIILGIDPGTTIMGFGLIKVVGKKMEFLQLNELDLKKYSDHYLKLKLIFERTIELIETHNPDEIAIEAPFFGKNVQSMLKLGRAQGVAMAAGLSREIPITEYLPKKIKMAITGNGNASKEQVAKMLQSVLGLKTLPKNLDSTDGLAAAVCHFYNSSRVEVGKSYTGWDAFVKQNATRVTKRTLKK encoded by the coding sequence ATGAAGCAGGAAAGAATTATTTTAGGTATCGATCCGGGTACAACCATTATGGGTTTCGGACTTATAAAAGTGGTTGGTAAAAAAATGGAGTTTTTGCAATTAAACGAGTTGGATTTAAAAAAATACAGCGATCATTATTTAAAATTAAAACTCATTTTTGAGCGTACTATAGAACTTATAGAAACGCATAATCCAGACGAAATTGCTATTGAAGCACCATTTTTTGGTAAAAACGTACAAAGTATGCTTAAGCTTGGTCGGGCGCAAGGTGTAGCTATGGCTGCAGGTTTAAGTCGCGAAATACCAATTACGGAGTATTTGCCTAAAAAAATAAAAATGGCCATTACTGGGAATGGAAACGCTAGTAAAGAACAAGTTGCTAAAATGTTGCAAAGTGTGCTAGGTTTAAAAACGTTACCAAAAAATCTTGATTCTACTGATGGATTGGCAGCGGCGGTTTGTCATTTTTATAATTCAAGTAGAGTGGAAGTAGGTAAAAGTTACACCGGTTGGGATGCTTTTGTAAAACAGAATGCAACCCGAGTTACTAAACGAACTTTAAAAAAATAA
- a CDS encoding glycosyltransferase family 2 protein, with protein MILLSISISLVYLILIWRFVYGFGKIPDFTLKNLEHTTKFSVLIAFRNEAENLPALLESIENLNYPTHLFEIIFIDDESTDNSSQIITSFFNKKKQNFKVIPNHRLTHSPKKDAITTAINIAEHEWIVTTDADCFLQKYWLDSFDEFIQTTNTACIAAPVTYNLEKSFLNGFQTLDILSLQGATIGGFGIKKPFLCNGANFAYTKAIFKTINGFEGNTDIASGDDVFMLEKIAKNRANELHYLKCEQAIVKTNAQPTWGSLIEQRLRWASKTSAYNSSFGKITGLIVLLMNVLTISVIILLLLGCFPLKALFYVLVIKFNIDFYLISKTATFFNQKKVFESYMPSFFIYPFFSVYIAFLSIFKTYNWKGRTFKK; from the coding sequence ATGATTTTATTAAGCATTTCTATAAGTTTAGTTTACCTTATTTTGATATGGCGGTTTGTTTATGGCTTTGGTAAAATTCCCGATTTTACTTTAAAGAACCTAGAACACACAACTAAATTCTCTGTTTTAATTGCTTTTAGGAATGAAGCCGAAAACCTGCCGGCATTATTAGAATCTATTGAAAACTTAAATTATCCAACTCATCTTTTTGAAATTATTTTTATTGATGATGAATCTACCGATAATTCTTCGCAAATAATAACATCTTTTTTTAATAAGAAGAAACAGAATTTTAAAGTTATTCCCAACCACCGATTAACACATTCTCCAAAAAAGGATGCCATTACCACAGCGATAAACATCGCCGAGCATGAATGGATTGTTACTACCGATGCCGATTGTTTTTTGCAAAAATATTGGTTAGATAGTTTTGATGAATTTATCCAAACCACAAATACAGCATGCATTGCGGCGCCAGTAACCTACAATCTTGAAAAATCTTTTTTAAACGGATTTCAAACTTTAGATATTTTAAGTTTACAAGGCGCAACCATTGGTGGCTTTGGCATTAAAAAACCCTTTTTATGTAATGGTGCCAATTTCGCCTACACAAAAGCCATCTTTAAAACAATAAATGGTTTTGAAGGTAATACAGATATTGCTAGTGGTGATGATGTTTTTATGCTAGAAAAAATTGCTAAAAATCGTGCCAACGAGCTTCATTATTTAAAATGCGAGCAAGCCATAGTTAAAACAAATGCCCAACCTACTTGGGGTAGTTTAATAGAACAAAGATTAAGATGGGCTTCTAAAACTAGTGCATACAATAGTAGTTTTGGTAAAATTACCGGCCTTATTGTTTTACTTATGAATGTTTTAACCATATCGGTAATTATACTTTTACTACTCGGGTGCTTTCCTTTAAAAGCCTTGTTTTATGTTTTGGTTATTAAATTCAATATCGATTTTTATTTAATAAGTAAAACGGCAACTTTTTTCAATCAGAAAAAGGTTTTTGAAAGTTATATGCCTTCATTTTTTATCTATCCATTTTTTAGCGTGTACATTGCTTTCTTATCTATTTTTAAGACCTACAATTGGAAAGGCAGAACCTTTAAAAAATAA
- the hemW gene encoding radical SAM family heme chaperone HemW — MNKTQNSGNSETSEQKSGAIYIHIPFCKQACFYCDFHFSTSLKKKDELIQCLVKELELRKSKFDAITVETIYFGGGTPSLLSTEEIQLLIDTVYNNYKVVDNPEITLEANPDDLSTEVILQLAKSPINRLSIGIQSFFEDDLKSMNRAHNKEEALRCLEEATKYFDNITIDLIYGIPNMSLKKWNENLEIALNFGINHISSYALTVEPKTALDTFVKNGSYPPIDEALALEHFNHLVEKTEANGFVHYEISNFGKPNYFSKHNTSYWQGKPYLGIGPSAHSFYENERSWHVANNAKYIQAIQKNELPNTIETLSKEDQFNEYVMTGLRTIWGVSFNRVQAEFGDVFLQHLKKYSDKFIKEDLLVVSDKKEQMSQSKLDTDLKSNMSSQILKTTQKGKFLVDGIASELFMI, encoded by the coding sequence ATAAATAAAACCCAAAACAGTGGCAATTCCGAGACATCGGAACAAAAATCAGGCGCCATTTATATTCATATTCCGTTTTGTAAACAAGCTTGTTTTTACTGCGATTTTCATTTTTCTACATCATTAAAAAAGAAGGATGAATTAATTCAATGCTTGGTAAAAGAGTTAGAATTAAGAAAAAGCAAATTTGATGCGATTACCGTAGAAACCATTTATTTTGGAGGAGGAACACCAAGTTTATTATCTACGGAAGAAATTCAGCTTTTAATAGATACAGTTTATAATAATTACAAAGTTGTAGACAATCCGGAAATAACTTTGGAAGCTAACCCGGACGATTTATCAACAGAAGTTATTCTTCAGTTAGCAAAAAGCCCTATAAATCGATTAAGCATTGGAATTCAATCTTTTTTTGAAGACGATTTGAAAAGCATGAATCGTGCTCACAACAAAGAAGAAGCCTTGCGTTGTTTGGAAGAAGCAACCAAGTATTTCGATAATATTACTATCGATTTAATTTACGGAATTCCAAATATGAGTTTAAAAAAATGGAACGAAAACTTAGAGATTGCTTTAAATTTCGGCATTAATCATATTTCTAGTTATGCTTTAACGGTAGAACCAAAAACGGCCTTAGATACGTTTGTTAAAAACGGAAGCTACCCGCCAATAGACGAGGCTTTAGCTTTAGAGCATTTTAACCATTTGGTTGAAAAAACGGAAGCGAATGGTTTTGTTCATTATGAAATTTCAAACTTCGGAAAACCTAATTATTTCTCTAAACACAACACCAGTTATTGGCAAGGGAAACCGTATTTAGGTATTGGTCCGTCGGCACATTCTTTCTATGAAAACGAAAGGAGCTGGCATGTGGCTAATAATGCAAAATACATACAAGCTATTCAAAAAAACGAATTGCCTAACACTATAGAAACGCTTTCTAAAGAAGATCAATTTAATGAATACGTGATGACGGGTTTGAGAACCATTTGGGGTGTTTCATTTAACAGAGTTCAGGCTGAATTTGGAGATGTGTTTCTTCAGCATTTAAAAAAGTATTCAGATAAATTTATAAAAGAAGACTTGTTGGTTGTTTCTGATAAAAAAGAGCAAATGTCTCAAAGTAAATTGGATACCGATTTAAAAAGTAACATGAGCAGCCAAATTTTGAAAACAACCCAAAAAGGTAAGTTTCTTGTTGACGGAATTGCTTCCGAATTATTCATGATTTAA
- a CDS encoding response regulator: protein MIEKLKILMIDDHPMIIEGYQNTLLFTKKENQELEIDIANNCDEAIMYMDQAVEKNSPYNVLFVDISIPPSKDGIMSSGEDLAEYARKVLPKAKIIILTMFNESFRIHNIIKTIDPEGFLIKSDLTSSELASAFQAVINNPPFYSGTVNNHIRKSIVSDIVIDDKNRKILHLLSQGVKTKNLASHLDISLSAVEKRKRQLRDIFDVQDGQDETLLNEARKKGFV from the coding sequence ATGATTGAAAAATTAAAAATATTAATGATCGATGATCACCCGATGATTATTGAAGGGTATCAGAATACATTGCTTTTTACTAAAAAAGAAAATCAAGAATTAGAAATAGATATTGCAAATAATTGTGATGAGGCCATTATGTATATGGATCAGGCCGTTGAGAAAAACTCACCCTATAATGTACTGTTTGTAGACATTAGTATACCGCCTTCTAAAGATGGTATTATGAGTTCTGGAGAAGACTTAGCCGAATACGCTAGAAAAGTATTACCAAAAGCTAAAATTATTATTCTAACCATGTTTAATGAGTCTTTTAGAATACATAATATTATAAAAACCATCGATCCAGAAGGGTTTTTAATAAAAAGTGATTTAACATCGAGTGAGTTGGCTAGTGCTTTTCAGGCTGTAATTAATAATCCGCCATTTTATAGTGGTACGGTTAACAATCATATTCGTAAATCTATTGTTAGTGATATTGTAATTGATGATAAGAATAGAAAAATACTTCATTTATTATCACAAGGTGTAAAAACTAAAAACCTAGCATCACATTTAGACATCTCTTTAAGTGCTGTAGAAAAGCGTAAAAGACAATTAAGAGATATTTTTGATGTGCAAGATGGTCAGGATGAGACCTTATTGAATGAAGCAAGGAAAAAAGGATTTGTGTAG
- a CDS encoding DUF456 domain-containing protein, producing MDIILIIIAALFILLGIIGSFLPVLPGPITSWFGLLIAHFTDAVPMNKSFLIITLLIAIAIWVLDYIIPAIGTKRFGGTKYGVIGTTVGLIVGLFAPIPGGIIIGPFFGALIGELINKNDAKTATKAAFGSFIGFLTSTFIKFVVAVVYLGLFIGILIDYGSAIFAY from the coding sequence ATGGATATTATTTTAATTATTATTGCCGCTCTTTTTATATTATTAGGTATTATTGGGAGCTTTTTACCTGTTTTACCCGGACCAATAACCAGTTGGTTCGGACTTTTAATAGCACATTTCACGGATGCTGTACCCATGAATAAATCTTTTCTAATTATAACATTGCTTATCGCGATTGCTATTTGGGTGCTCGATTATATTATTCCCGCTATTGGCACAAAACGTTTTGGCGGAACAAAATATGGAGTAATAGGTACAACGGTAGGCCTTATTGTAGGCTTATTTGCTCCTATTCCAGGAGGAATTATTATTGGTCCTTTTTTTGGAGCCTTAATTGGAGAACTTATTAATAAGAATGATGCTAAAACCGCAACAAAAGCAGCCTTTGGATCGTTTATCGGTTTTTTAACCTCAACGTTTATAAAATTTGTAGTTGCTGTTGTTTATTTAGGCCTTTTTATTGGGATACTAATAGACTACGGAAGTGCTATTTTTGCCTATTAA
- a CDS encoding cyclase family protein: MQTTIQYNSRKLQIDLKKPIDISIAIQASSNSVNAWYIDGPKIEPAVDGEWVASVKEGAAVNFNNINFNPHAHGTHTECVGHITEKVHSINQNLKQFFFLAEVITVAPERLDDDFVISKKQLQYALGNKKRDAVIIRTLPNTKGKLSRQYSNTNPTYILEEAAIYLREKGVKHLLVDLPSVDKEKDEGELLSHNAFWNTSGKLRMDATITEFIYVDNSVEDGEYFLNLQIASFENDASPSKPILYKAEPV, translated from the coding sequence ATGCAAACAACAATTCAATATAATTCCAGAAAACTTCAAATAGATTTAAAAAAGCCTATAGATATTTCAATCGCAATTCAGGCTTCTAGTAATAGCGTAAATGCATGGTACATCGATGGGCCAAAAATTGAGCCTGCTGTAGATGGCGAGTGGGTTGCAAGTGTGAAAGAAGGTGCGGCGGTTAATTTTAATAACATCAATTTTAATCCGCATGCGCATGGTACGCATACCGAATGCGTTGGGCATATTACCGAAAAGGTACATTCTATTAACCAAAACTTAAAGCAGTTTTTCTTTTTGGCAGAGGTTATTACTGTAGCGCCAGAACGTTTAGATGACGATTTTGTTATTTCTAAAAAGCAATTACAATATGCTTTAGGGAATAAAAAACGTGATGCTGTAATAATACGTACATTGCCAAATACAAAAGGGAAATTATCGCGTCAATACTCCAATACAAACCCAACGTATATATTAGAAGAAGCTGCTATTTACTTGCGTGAAAAAGGTGTGAAACATTTATTGGTAGATTTACCAAGTGTTGATAAGGAAAAGGATGAAGGCGAGCTTTTATCGCATAATGCCTTTTGGAATACCAGCGGAAAATTACGAATGGACGCTACAATAACTGAATTTATTTATGTAGATAATAGCGTGGAAGATGGTGAGTATTTTTTAAACCTACAAATAGCATCTTTTGAAAATGATGCAAGCCCAAGTAAACCTATTTTGTATAAAGCAGAGCCAGTTTAA
- a CDS encoding lysylphosphatidylglycerol synthase domain-containing protein, translating to MLIKLSIVVVAFYFIYEKLAYNSELSFSNFISFLSANYNLNLKNTLILLILSSFNWFFEIIKWQTLISTLKKTSLKQALKQTLGSLTASLITPNRIGEYGAKAMFYLPKLRKRVMLINLISNLQQMSITIILGAIGLLAFISTYNLEANYGRLIVTVVIGIITISLILLGLAQYEIGIKWTPLLKLKVFVKNFPREKIRIGFGLSLVRYAIFSFQFFYLLQIFQIEISYLDSMMVITSMYLLVSIIPTIFIFDVVIKGSVAVYLFEFLGINELVVLSVITIMWIFNFVSPSLIGSYFVIQFKMPKPQTNS from the coding sequence GTGCTCATTAAATTGAGCATAGTTGTTGTCGCTTTTTATTTTATTTATGAGAAATTAGCTTACAACAGTGAACTCAGTTTCTCTAATTTTATTTCATTTCTATCGGCAAACTATAATCTCAACCTTAAAAACACACTTATTCTATTGATTTTAAGCAGCTTTAATTGGTTTTTTGAAATAATTAAATGGCAAACTCTAATTTCAACCTTAAAAAAAACAAGTTTAAAGCAAGCACTAAAACAAACTTTAGGATCTTTAACTGCATCGCTAATTACACCAAACCGTATTGGAGAATATGGAGCAAAAGCCATGTTTTATTTACCCAAATTACGCAAACGCGTTATGCTTATAAATTTAATAAGCAACCTACAACAAATGAGTATTACCATCATTTTGGGAGCTATTGGCTTATTAGCTTTTATTAGCACTTACAATTTAGAAGCAAATTATGGTCGTCTTATTGTAACTGTAGTGATTGGCATAATTACGATTAGCCTTATTTTGCTAGGATTGGCACAATATGAAATCGGCATAAAATGGACTCCTTTACTGAAGCTAAAAGTATTCGTTAAGAACTTTCCAAGAGAGAAAATACGTATTGGTTTTGGTCTTTCTCTTGTGAGATATGCAATTTTTTCATTTCAATTTTTTTATCTACTACAAATTTTTCAAATTGAAATTAGCTATCTAGATAGTATGATGGTTATTACGTCCATGTATTTACTCGTGTCTATTATTCCTACAATTTTTATCTTTGATGTTGTGATTAAAGGAAGCGTAGCCGTATATTTGTTTGAATTTCTGGGCATAAATGAATTGGTAGTTTTAAGTGTAATCACCATTATGTGGATTTTCAACTTTGTATCACCAAGCCTTATTGGAAGCTATTTTGTAATCCAATTTAAAATGCCCAAACCCCAAACAAACTCATGA
- a CDS encoding M56 family metallopeptidase, with protein MIHYIIQTIAFQVFFLLIYDVFLKKETFFNWNRFYLITTAFMSLVLPLVKIASFKHVVPENYIIRLPAVVLGQTEANIKPDNINETILPSSFSFIEFIFYFGVGVVVLLFIYKLSKLVKLIKSNPKEYKNHYIIVKLLNSSASFSFFKYIFLGESLSSEEKTIILKHEIIHVKHWHSLDLMCFELLRVLFWFNPLIYIYQSRITELHEFIADAEAVKIEGKSIYYQSLLAQVFDTKKISFINPFFNQSLIKKRIVMLQKSKSKQVYLFKYALLVPMVFGMLVYTSCADNTGEKEVPELISPDNNRETELVKTVNEVKYQIQIQGDISDQEEKGLDLLLQTIKGPGLSSSLVNDVQEFMANKDETKLTEKISYVFEQIQAKGEVSEAETKALKGLLILTSEDGFNDPFFADVLNDVEIPFGIIDQVPVFPGCEDLESNADKKACMSKGVQKLVIQKFNTDLADDLGLKGRQRINVVFKINNEGDVVDVRARAPHPALSEEAIRVIKTLPKMIPGEQKGKKVNVPYSLPIVFQVQE; from the coding sequence ATGATACATTATATAATTCAAACCATTGCTTTTCAGGTGTTCTTTTTACTCATTTACGATGTGTTTTTAAAAAAAGAAACCTTTTTTAATTGGAATAGATTTTATTTAATAACCACAGCATTTATGTCTTTAGTACTGCCCTTGGTTAAGATTGCTAGTTTTAAACATGTTGTTCCAGAAAACTATATTATTAGGTTACCAGCGGTTGTTTTGGGACAAACAGAAGCAAATATTAAACCAGATAACATAAATGAAACCATATTGCCTTCTAGCTTTTCCTTCATAGAATTCATATTTTATTTTGGAGTTGGGGTAGTTGTGTTATTGTTTATCTACAAGCTTAGTAAGCTTGTAAAGCTAATTAAGTCAAACCCTAAAGAATATAAAAACCATTATATAATCGTTAAACTTTTAAACAGTAGTGCGTCATTTTCATTTTTTAAATACATTTTTTTAGGTGAAAGCCTTAGTTCCGAAGAAAAAACAATCATTTTAAAGCATGAAATAATACATGTAAAACACTGGCATAGTCTAGATTTAATGTGTTTTGAATTGTTACGCGTTCTATTTTGGTTCAATCCGTTAATTTATATTTATCAAAGTAGAATCACAGAATTGCACGAGTTCATCGCCGATGCGGAAGCTGTAAAAATAGAAGGGAAATCAATTTATTATCAAAGCTTATTAGCTCAAGTTTTCGATACCAAAAAAATATCATTCATCAATCCATTTTTTAATCAATCATTAATCAAAAAACGAATCGTTATGTTACAAAAATCAAAATCAAAACAAGTTTATTTATTTAAGTATGCACTGTTAGTTCCTATGGTTTTCGGTATGCTAGTTTATACCTCATGTGCTGATAATACTGGAGAGAAAGAAGTGCCCGAATTAATTAGTCCTGACAATAATCGAGAAACAGAGTTAGTTAAAACAGTTAACGAAGTAAAATATCAAATACAAATTCAAGGTGATATTAGTGATCAGGAAGAAAAAGGACTAGATCTTTTACTTCAAACTATTAAAGGTCCTGGGTTAAGTAGCTCGTTGGTAAATGATGTGCAAGAATTTATGGCAAATAAAGATGAAACTAAACTAACTGAAAAAATTTCTTATGTCTTTGAGCAAATTCAAGCTAAAGGTGAAGTTAGCGAAGCGGAAACAAAAGCCTTAAAAGGTTTATTAATTTTAACTAGTGAAGATGGGTTTAATGATCCGTTTTTTGCTGATGTTTTAAATGATGTTGAAATACCTTTCGGAATTATCGACCAAGTACCTGTGTTTCCAGGTTGCGAAGATTTAGAGTCTAACGCTGATAAAAAAGCGTGTATGTCCAAAGGAGTTCAAAAGTTAGTTATTCAAAAGTTTAATACTGATTTAGCTGATGATTTAGGCTTGAAGGGTAGACAGCGAATTAATGTTGTTTTCAAAATAAATAATGAAGGAGATGTTGTCGATGTTAGAGCTAGAGCACCGCATCCAGCATTATCTGAAGAGGCCATTCGAGTTATAAAAACACTACCTAAAATGATTCCCGGAGAACAAAAAGGTAAAAAGGTAAATGTACCTTATTCATTACCAATAGTTTTTCAAGTGCAGGAATAA
- a CDS encoding BlaI/MecI/CopY family transcriptional regulator, translated as MKQLTKAEEDIMQILWQLEKANVKAIIEEFPEPKPAYNTVSTIVRILESKGFVDYKKEGKGHVYFPLMQQQDYSNQSINKLVDNYFQGSFKSMVSFFMKKNDISLNELESVLSEINKKDKS; from the coding sequence ATGAAACAACTTACTAAGGCAGAAGAAGATATTATGCAAATACTGTGGCAATTAGAAAAAGCCAATGTAAAGGCAATAATAGAGGAGTTTCCGGAGCCAAAACCAGCTTATAATACAGTATCGACTATTGTGCGTATTTTAGAAAGTAAAGGTTTTGTAGATTATAAAAAAGAAGGAAAAGGCCATGTGTATTTTCCGTTAATGCAACAACAGGATTATAGTAATCAATCTATAAATAAATTAGTCGATAATTATTTTCAAGGATCATTCAAAAGCATGGTATCTTTCTTTATGAAGAAAAATGATATTAGTTTAAACGAGCTAGAATCCGTGTTAAGCGAGATTAATAAAAAGGATAAATCATGA
- a CDS encoding outer membrane beta-barrel protein, whose translation MALIFKFNKQKLIALVFVSFSYLGFSQSDTSTFKAQFALGVNSPSSNGFVTNFEANSVNFPTINLGLQYMFKPLFGLKLDLGYNRFSSTDNSPEFKTNYTRVNAQLVYNASNVLGLYNNLGVFAHAGPGISMIKPLGDYGENKTSYLNAMAGLEFHYAVSEKLSLYLDTAYILGFGKDFDPVNDGFGSFNGNLLTITLGASISLSGCQYCGQ comes from the coding sequence ATGGCTCTTATTTTTAAATTTAATAAGCAAAAGCTAATCGCTTTAGTTTTTGTTTCGTTTTCATATTTAGGCTTTTCTCAAAGTGATACTAGCACGTTTAAAGCACAGTTTGCCTTAGGTGTCAATAGTCCGTCGAGCAATGGTTTTGTAACTAATTTTGAAGCAAACAGCGTTAATTTTCCAACTATTAATTTAGGCTTACAATATATGTTTAAGCCTTTATTTGGTTTAAAATTAGATTTGGGCTACAACCGATTTTCTAGTACAGACAACTCACCAGAATTTAAAACAAATTACACGCGTGTTAATGCGCAATTGGTTTACAATGCATCCAACGTTTTAGGTTTATATAATAATCTGGGCGTATTTGCTCATGCAGGTCCTGGTATCTCCATGATAAAACCATTGGGAGATTATGGTGAAAACAAAACGAGCTATTTAAATGCTATGGCGGGTTTGGAGTTTCATTATGCAGTTTCAGAAAAATTATCACTGTATTTAGATACGGCTTATATTTTAGGATTTGGGAAAGATTTTGACCCGGTAAATGATGGTTTTGGTTCGTTTAACGGAAATTTATTAACCATAACCCTTGGCGCATCTATTTCGCTAAGTGGTTGTCAATATTGCGGACAATGA